GCCCAGCCTCCCCGGTCGGAGCGCACCGTCAATCTCAATCTGAAGCTCGACAACGGCAAGCAGTCACCAAGGCTGTCACTGAGGACCGATGAAGAAGGCGCGAGGAACGCGGAGCAGTTCTTCAAAATCCTCAAGGACGGTCGAATCAACTCGGGGAAGTTTTGAGCCATGACGCGATCAACAGAGCCCACCACGCTGGAAGTGTTCCGCGCCGAGATGTTCGCGAGGGCCACGGGCTGCGGCGTCGAACAGCTGGAAAGGGCCATCATGAGCCTCGACCCGGGCCACCCAAACGCCACGTTCACCTTGGGCCTCATGCGATGGTTTGCTTTCGATCTCATCGCTGGCAGATGCCCTCCGGGCTGGACTGCAGCCGAGGCGGCTAGACGCGGTCAGGCGATACTAGGGGCGCTCAACGCTCATGGGCTGCGCTACGGAGAGCCAGAAGGCTCTGAGCCCTGCACCGGGTGGCCTAAGCCTGTTTGAGATGACCAGTTGCAGGGGCGCCGGGATACGCCCATGGGCATAGTATTCACTCTCTGTGCAATTCCGTTGCAGCCGATGCAAACGGATCAACGCTGAGTTATCACACCGATTCGAGCGCACTTATCGCATCGCGCTTCATGACGCCACGCTGGCATTCGCCGCGGACGGCAAGTTGCAGACCCTCACGCAGCGCAACGGTTGGGTCACCACGTACACCTACAACGCTGCCGGGCAGTTGGCGACCATCACCAATGGGTTCGGCCGTACGCTGACACTGAACTACAACGCGAACGGGCTGCTCGCATCCGTTTCGACTCCCGATCTGCGGAGCATCGCCTACGCCTATGACGCCGCGGGACGGCTGTCTGTGGTCACCTACCCCGACACCAAGACCCGCACATATGTCTACGAGAACGCCACGTATCCGCAGGCCCTGACGGGCATCCTGGACGAAACCGGCGCGCGCTTCGCGACCTTCAGCTACGACGCCCAGGGCCGGGCCATCGACACGCAGCTTGCGGGAACAGTGAATCGCTACCAGGTGAGTTATCCCTCCGCGAGCTCCGCGACCGTCATCGATCCGCTCGGCACGAGTCGCAACTACAGCTACGGCACCACGAAGGGCGCATTGGCCGTGACCGGCGGTTCCCTGCCTTCCGGCAGCGGTGGCGCCGACGCGGCATCGCGTATCCAGGACGCCAACGGCTTCGTGACCTCTGAGACCGATTTCAAGGGCGTGGTCACCACGACCACCTGGGACTCGGTGCGACGCTTGCCGACCACTGTGGTTCGCGCGTCCGGCACTCCTGAAGCGCAGACGGTCACGACGCAGTGGCATCCATCGTTCAGGCTTCCCGCGACGGTCACGGAGACCGGCCGCATCACCACCTACGCCTACGACGCGAATGGCAATCTACTGAGCCGCGCCGTGACCGACACGGCCACTTCGCCCAACACCACGCGAACCTGGCAGTGGACCTACAACGCACAGCGCCTGGCCGACACGCAGACCGAGCCGAACGGAGCAGTGACCAGCTATCTCTACGACACGCGGGGCAACCTCACCACGGTGACCAACGCGCTGGGACACGTGACCCTCTATGCCTATGACAGCGCGAACCGGGTCACGAGCACCACGGCGCCCAACGGCCTTGTTACCACCTACACCTACGACAACCGGGACCGACTGCTCACCAAGACGGTCGGCGCCGGGCTGGCCGGCCAGCAGACCACCACGCTGACCTACAAGCCAACGGGCACTGTCGACACCCTCACGCTGCCCACAGGCCTGGTGCTGAGCTACGCGTACGACGCCGCGCACCGTCTGACCGGCTGGAGCAACAACCGCGGCGAGAGCGGCACCTACACGCTGGACGCGATGGGCAATCGCACCGGCGAGCAGCTCAAGAACAACGGTGGCGCGGTGGCCTGGAACGCCGTGCGGACCATCAACAACCTCAACCGCCTGGCGGCCAAGACCGAAGGATCGAACCAGACGAACAGTTTCGGCTACGACGCCAACGGCGAACTGAGTTCCGAGACCAATGGCCTGAGCCAGTCCACGCAGTACGGACTCGATGGCCTGCGGCGCGTGAAGACCATCACCAACGCCGCGAACGCCACCGCCGCGCTCGCCTACAACGCACTGGATTCCGTCACCAGCGCTACCGATTTCAAGGGGGTCGCCACGAGCTATGCGCGCGATGCGCTGGGCAATTCGACCGCCGAGGCCAGCGCCGACACAGGCGCCGCAAGCGCGCAATACGACAGCCTCGGACTGCCCAAGCAGATCACCGATGCGCTGGGACAGGCAACCACGATCAATCGCGATGCGCTCGGCCGCCCGACCCAGTTGCTCTTTGCGGACGGCCGTACGACCACGCTGAGCTACGATGCGACGACGGCAAGCAGGGGCTACCTGAGCTCGTTCACCGATCGCAGCGGTACCACCGCCTACACCCGTGATGCCTTCGGGCGGGTGGCGGTCAAACAGCAGACCCTGGCGAACGGCAGCGTGCAGCAAGTGCTGTACGGCCACAACGCGAACGGCACCCTCGGCAGCATCAGCTATCCCAACGGCAGTCTGCTGCTGTACAGCTATGACGCCACGGGGCGTTTGGCGGGATTGAGTTGGAACGGTCAGCCGCTGCTCACAGGCATCTCCTGGAATGTGCTCGGCCAGCCGACGGCGTGGACCTGGGCTTTTGTGTCGCCGGCGCTCTCTGCAAGCCGGACCTACGACACTGCCGGTCGACTGACCGCGACCGAGTTCGGCAGCTACGTCTACGACGCCGCAGGCCGGATCACCAGCCTGACCCAGAACCTCTACAAGCCCGGCGACGCCAATCCCGCGAACAGCACGATCGCCAATGGCAACGTGACCTGGACCGTGGGCTATGACGCCGTGGAGCGCATTACCGGATTCAATGCGACCGGTGATACGGCGGGCTTCGGATACGACGCGAACGGCAACCGCAGCAGCAGCACGCGAGGGATCGGTGGCCAAACCACCAGTCGCACATACACGGTAGGCAGCGGAAGCAACCGACTCACGGGCTTCAGCCAGACCGTGGGCACCATCACGACCGGCGTGACCTACGGCTACAACGCCAACGGAGACCTCACGAACGATGGTCTGCGCAGCTTCGCCTATGACCCCGAGGGACGGCTGAAGACGGCAACCACCGGCGCCACAGATAGCAGTCCCACCGTCCGATACGCGCACAACGCCTTGGGCCAACGGCTGTTCAAGACCGAACCGGTCTACCCCTTGCAGGGGACCACGGGTGCCGCGCTGAGCGCCTTCTTCGCGAAGGAATGGACACCATCGACCGTTCAGGCCGAGCAACTGGGCTTCGCGTTTGCCTATGACGAAGGTGGCGCGCTGCTCTCGGAAACGGGCAGTGGAGGTGCCAACAGCGCTGGCCTGTCGCAGTACATCTATCTGCCGACGATCAGCGGGCCGATGCCTGTGGCGGTGGTGATCGACGGCAGCATCTATGCGATACACAGCGATCACCTGAACACGCCAAGAAAGCTCACCAATGCGAGCGGACAAGCGGTCTGGCAGTGGGGATACAGCGCATTCGGAGAAGACAAGCCGACCCTGGCGCGGAACCGCTTCGCCAATCTTGAGACGACACCCAACCCCGGCACCACGAACATCGCCGCGGTGAAGTTTGCCCTGAGGTATCCGGGACAGTACGCGGATGAGGAGTCGGGGCTGTTCTACAACTACTTCCGTTCGTACGATCCTGGAACTGGCCGCTATCGACAGGGTGACCCTATCGGATTGGTCGGCGGATGGAACCGATTCAGCTATGTTGATGGGAATCCGCTTGGCGGGACCGATCCGAAAGGGCTGCAGACGGTCGTACGTGGGCCGCGTGGCGTACCGATTCCGGTTGGGCCAAGTCCAGTCCCGCAAGCCGGTTCTTACGATCCAGACGGGATTCCCATCCCGCCACCGGCGCTTTCGTGGCCTCAACCCAGACCGGTCTCACCCCTTGATTTCACCATCCCCGGGTTGATCCTGGACCTGTGCAAGGGAATCAGTGATCGGATGTTCTCCAAGCCATCGCCCTTCCTGCCTGGCGATCCATACTCACCTGAGTCAGTCGACGGTCGGAGAAGCAGACTACGGGACGAACTGGAGACAGGGAACTTGGATCCCGACTCTGATATACCTGATCAAGGTCCTGGCCGCGACATGGGAGGCCACGAAGCGCGCGGCCGCACGCCTCACGAGACAGGGGAACGAAATGTCAACAGCAAAGAAGAGCATTCCAGAAGACCCAAGGGCAATCCAATTGGAACGCCACGCCGATAAAGAAAGGTTCCAGTGGGCAATGCCGTCCGCCAGTGGTCGTGCCCGCATCAGCTGCGCGCTGGTGGGGTACTCGAAAGACCCCGGCACGCTCCTTTGCGAAGTCGAGACCAGCAGGGAGTTTTGGCCGCGTGGTCATGATGACCGCAGCCAGGGCACCATTCCTGATCTTCAGGTCAAGCTGCCGCAGGTCTTGATCAATCTGGCCTCTTTGAAATCACTTCGTGAGCGACTTGTCGAATGGCAAGTCAACCCGAGTGCATTCACTTTGGAGCTCGGGGCAGCAAAGGGCGATCAGCAAATCGCGTTCGCTATCGGCCAGGTTCAGGGCTTGATCTGCTCGGTGGACAAACCGGCATGTACGTTGACTTATGCATGCGGCGCTGCAATGCAGGGACGATGGTCCTTTGTGGTTGACCAATCGTGCATTCGGCTCTGTGCTGAGGCTATGGCTGAATTTTTACGCTCCATCGAACCTCCGCTTTCCTGATTGTCCGTCATCATCCAACAAACCCCGCCTGGAAGGACTCCAGAAGATTGAGTACATCGGCGGCTCGGCCTTCGGCCACCAGCAACTCGGCTGTCTTGTAGTTGAATGGCGCGAGTGGCACGTTCCTGTACCAAAGGATGGCCGCCTCGAGGTCCCCACCCGAAACCGCAGTCGCGGCAGCCAGCCCTTGCTGGATCGTGCGGATAGGCGGCTGGATCTCACTCATAGCTCGACTACGAAATCGGGGTTGAACTGCTTGTTCTCCAGGCCGTGGCCATGCTGCAAGTATCCGCGGGGATTGCACACCACCCGGCAGTTGCCAACTTGATAGTCAAAGCTCTCGTGGATGTGGCCATGCACCCAGAGTGACGGCACTTCGAAGAAGGAACTTGGGAGCTCGCTCACAAAGGATGCGGACAGCCAGTCGGACTGATAGTGCCGCGCGAGAGAGTTTCGGTGCGGGGCGTGGTGGGTCACAACCACCGTTGGCCCATCGAAGGGCTCGGCCAGCTTCTGGGCCAGCCAGGCGCGGTCACTCTGGTGGAGCGCCAGTGTGTCCTCGGGTACCAGGCGGCGCTTTCTTGACTTGGCTGCTACCACGGGTGCGTCGGAGGATTCCTGCGCCTCGGCCCAACGAATCGATGAGTAATCGTTGAGACGGACCTTGGCTGCCTTCGTGGCCCGTTCGGTGTCTACCAGCGAGCCTATCTTGGTCTGGATTGGCAGTTCGAAGTCTGTCCACAGCGTGCAACCCAGAAAGCGGACGCCGGCGATCACGGCCTCGCCGGGCGCCAGAAGATGAACCTTGCACGCGGCCGCGGTCAGCGCCATTTCCTTGAGCGTGGTCTGGAAAACACCCTGGTAGTACTCATGGTTACCGGGCACGAGCACGATGGGGACTGTCTCCCCAAAGTTCCCCGCCCGCCGGGCCCAGCGCATGGCCTTGGAACCGGGGACGAAGATGTCCCCAGCAAGGATCACAACGTCGTAGTCGACCTTCGGGACGTTGAAGATCCCGAACTCGAGGTGCAGGTCCGAAAGGATGAGCAGCTTCACGTCGGTAGGCCCTTTTTTTCAGCAGCGCATTCAGGGCATCAGGATCGAGAGCTTGGCGTTCCATGCCTCGCCATCGGACTTGGAGGGCACGGCGACGCGGATCGTCGGGCGATCGAAGTCACTGGTCTCGAAGAGGAAGTGCACGTGCTGAAAGCGAAACACCGGGTTTGCGGGATATTCAGTCCACTTCAGCTGCCAGCTCCGGAAATAGTCGAAGTCGACCGTCCGGGCAGACTTTCCGCGAAAGACGATACAGGCCTTGCGTGCGTCAGGGTCGAACAGGATGCAGGTTCCGTCCCAACCGCCCAGCATGCGCCGGGGATCGACCGGGACGAAGGTCGCGCCAGAGGATCTGCTCTTCGCCTGAAGTAGCGCCTCCCGCCGAGCCTGGGCCCCTTTAGGCGCGACAACCCATGCCCAGTAGAACAGGACTGCAGCTATAGCTGCCACGAACATGAGCGTAAGCGTCATACGCGATCTCCGTGCGGCCGAAGCCGGGAACGCTGAGCATCCGATGACAGTTCTGCATCCCTGCCGCAAATATCGAGCATCGCATTGCCTATCTCAAACAGTGATGCTTCAATTTGTACCATACAAGCGGGTGCATAAAGTCGACCATGCAACGAGATTCGTTGCATGCGGTCGACTCAGGATCCTGCGCTGTTAAGAGCTTTCGCAGCCGAGCTGAAATCTCGGCGAGCGGAGCTTGGCTTCAATCAGGAGGAGCTGGCATTTGCTGCTGGCCTTAATCGCACCTTCGTCGCCAAACTGGAAACGGCGACCACGAGTCCATCCTTGACCAGTCTCGTGTCGTTGTGCGAAGGCCTCACCGTGGAGCCATCTGAGCTGATGCGCTCGCTGATGAAGCGATACAAAAAGGAACTTCGTACCTAGTTGATGTCCTGAGGCGGTTCGGTCCATCGATTTCAGTCCGAGGCACATGACCGCTCACTAGCGATTCGAAACTGCACTCGGCTTGGATCTGCCGAACTGCGAGCCAAGTTGCCGGAATTTTTGCAGCGTTGGCGATGCTTTTCGCTTTGGCTGACAAGGACTTAGTCGCGTCAGCGACGCACGACAGGCTATGCCGGAAATCTGGAAACCAAGACAGGAATTGCCGGAACCTATCAAGCCTTTTGGCGGTTTTTCTGACAGTACGGCGTCAAAGCTTGCCGGAATGAGCGCCAAGAAGTGCCCTAATCCACAGCCGGACTAGGCAGTCGGCCTCGGGCCGAACATGATGATCGCCATGCCGGCGAGACTCACCGCCACGCCAACCCAATCGGTGGTCGTCGGCCGGATGCCATCCACCGACCAGAGCCACAGGATCGCCACACCGATGTAGACGCCGCCGTACGCGGCATAGACACGGCCAGTCGCCGCCGGGTGCAACGAAAGCAGCCAGGCAAAGAGCGCCAGCGCAATCCCCGCAGGCACGAGCAACCACGCCGATCGATCCTGCTTCAGCCAGAGATAGGGCAGATAGCAGCCGACGATTTCCGCCAGCGCCGTCACGATGAAGAGGGAGAGGGTCTTGAGCACTTCCATCCGGCGATTGTCCTTGCCAGCGGCACCAAAGGCCTTCGTGGCCGCGCGGGGGGCCGCTCGGCATGACGGTCGGGATTTGTCCGTTGCCCGATCGACCGACCGATGCGTCCGAACGACGCGGCGCTACCCGGCAACGACAGCCTGAGGCGTATTGCGGAAACTGATCGCCATCCGGTTGTAGACATTCATCAACCCGATCGCGATGGTCAGATCCACCAACTCACGCTCGTCAAAGACAGCACGCGCCGCGTCGTAGTCGCCATCGGGAACACCCGTCTCCGCCACCCGCGTCACCGATTCCGCCCAAGCCAGCGCAGCACGCTCCCGCTCGTCGAAGAGCGCACCCGCCTCTCTCCACGCCTGCAGCAGCGCGAGCTTTTCAACGGCCTGCCCTTTCTTCAACAGGTCACGCGTATGCATGTCCAGGCAGTACGCGCAGTTGTTGATCTGCGAGACACGCAAATACACCAGGTCGACCAGCACGGGCGCGAGGCCGCTCTGCGTGACGTACCCGTACACGGTGCCGATGGCCTTGATGCCGGCCGGGGCGATCTGGTTGTAGTCGAGGCGCTGGCTCATGGTCGTGTTCCTGAAGATCGGGATTGGGTCATTGCGTGGGGGTCGTGAGCGCGGTGTCGTCGGTGTCCACCACGAACACGGCGAGCAGCTTCGCGGGCCGGGTCTTGCTCGCGTTGCGGCTGACGGGATGTTTCGCGCCGGGCGGCTCGTAGAAGCTTTCTCCTGCGCGAAGGACTTGCCTCGGGCCATCGTTCACCTGGGACTCGATGGCACCCGAGACGACGTAGCCATAGATGAACGCAGACTTCGCGTGCTCGTGGGCCGGCGACGCGCCGCCCGGCGGGTAGTCGACCACCACGGCGACCAGCGACTTGCCGGGGATGTTGGGAATCGCCTGCTGGAGGACGGGCGTGACGCGTTCCGCCGCCGCATGCGCGGTGGCTGCAGTGGGCGCGAAAGCGCCGATGGCGCCGGCCGCAATAGCGGCGGCAAGCCATGAGGTGTTCTTCATGGGTGATCTCCTTGGTGAAACGGTCGAAAGGCTCAGGCCGCAAAGCCCAGGAGCCGGGCGAAGTCCTGCACGCGCTCGCGCGGCATCCTTGCCTGGTTGACCTCGGCCTCCGGGTCGCCGTAACCCATCGACATGCCGAAGGCCGTCACCTCCTCCGGCGACATGCGCAGGTGCGCCGCGATCGGCTCATGGAACTGCGCGAACGCGACCTGCGGGCAGGTGTCGATGCCGCGCGCCTTCGCGGCGATCATCACGCTCTGCGCGAAGAGGCCCAGGTCGATCCAGCTGTGCGCCTTCAACCGGCGGTCGATGCTGAAGATGAGGCCCACCGGCGCGCCGAAGAAGGCGTAGTTGCGCTCGGTCTGGCGTGTGCGCGCGGGCGTGTCGTGGCGCTCGATGCCTAGCGATGCGTAGTAGCGCGCGCCGAAGTCCATGAGCCTCGCGCGGTACGTGTCCGGCAGCGGCTCGGGGAAATGCTCGGGTGCCGGTGCGGTTCCGGCGCGGGACGCGGCAACCAGCACGTCGGTCAGTTCGTTCTTGGCCGCGCCGCTGACTACGTACACACGCCAGGGCTGGATGTTGGCGCCGCTCGGGGCGTGCGCCGCATCCGCCAGGATCTCTTCCACGATTTCGCGGCCCAGCGGCTGCGCCTTAAAGGCACGTGTCGCCCGGCGCGAGCGCACGACGGTCGCCACGCATTGCGCGATCGCCTCCTGGGACCATTCGGCGGTCGCCTGGACCGCGTCTGGTTCTTCGATGAGGGTATCGGCCGCCATGGTTTCGTTTCCTGCTGCTGAATGACAGGGCGCGATCATGGGCGAGGCATGCAATGAACGGAACTGATGGTTCTGCAGTTCCATATTGCACGCCGTTCAACGGCCACCCCGATGCGCAGCGGGCATCGATGCCGAGCAATGGGCCAGAGGAAAGTGCACGGCCTGCACTGTCCTCGTGAAGAACCATCAGTTCCCTTCCACGCGCCATGCGCCGAACATCGCAATTTGACCCAACAAGATCATGGATCCTCGATTGATCGTTCTGGCCCTCGGCATGTTCGCCATGGGCACCGACAACTTCGTCGTTGCCGGCATCCTGCCCAGCGTGGCCGCTTCGCTCGGAACCTCCGTCAGCCTGGCCGGCCAGATGGTGGCGGTGTATGCGCTGTCGTTCGCCATCCTCGCGCCGGTGATGGCGGCGGTGGGCGGCGGATGGCCTCGCAAGCCGATGCTGGTTGTCGCGCTCGGCATCTTCGTGGTGGGCAATGCCATCACCGCGATGGCGACCGACCTGAACACCGTGCTTCTCAGCCGCGCGTTGGCGGGCCTGGGCGCGGCGATGTTCTCGCCGACGGCGCTCGGGGTTGCGTCCGCCATCGCCCCGCCGGAGCGCAGGGGCTACGCGCTGTCGATCGTGACCGCGGGCCTCGCGGGCGCGACGGCCCTCGGGTCACCGCTGGGCACGTTCATCGGCGGGCTGGGCGGCTGGCGAATGACGTTGTGGTTCGTGGCAGCCCTCGGACTCGCCGCAATGCTGGCCGTGTGGTGGTTGCTGAACTCGGTGCGCCCGCCCGAGCGCATCAGCCTGCGGGAGCGCTTCGCGCCGATCGGCGACGCGCGCGTGGCGCTGGCCCTGCTGACCAACGTGTTCGCGAACGGCGGCTTGCTGATGGTCTACACCTATGCAGGCCTCGTGCTCGACCGCGCAACGGGCGGCAGCGAACGGACCCTCGCGACCGTGCTGCTGGTCTGGGGCGTGTCGGCCACCGTGGGGAACCTGTTCGCCGGCCGGCTCGTGGACCGCTTCGGGAGCCGCAGCGTGATGAACGCGTCTCTGGCGATCGCCATCACCGTGTTCTGCGCACTGCCGTGGGCTTCGGCGTCCATGGCGAGCACCGTCGTCTCGCTGGTGCTGTGGGGCTTCTGCGGCTGGGCCGTCATCGTGCCGCAGCAGCATCGGCTGGTGAAGATCGCACCCAAGGTGGCGCCGCTGCTGCTGGCCTTGAACAACACGGCCACCTACGGCGGCCTCGCCTGTTCGAGCATGCTGGGCGGGCTCGTGCTGCTGTTCATCGACAGGCACTACCTCAGCCTGATCGGCGCGGCCATGATCCTGGCGGCGCTGGTGCTGGCGGAGGCGACGCATGCGGTCATCGCGCGCAGGGGAGCCCGGACACATGGAAGCCTCCCGGAGTTGCAGGCCTGAGCCTGAACTCGGCAGCGCCATTCATTCATTCATTCATTCATTCATCGAGGCTCAGGCACCGTCCGTTCCTCGATCCAGTGCGTGCCTTCGCCGAAGACCTCGTTGCCCACCTCGACCATGATCTCCAGGTCGCGGCGCAGCGCGGCCGTTTCGCGCTTCCAGCTCGCGGCCGCTTGAATCTGGTGCTTGAGGTGGCTGACGTTGAGCGCCCAGCCCAGGCGGATCTCTTTCATGGCAGCCATGATTCAGCAATGCGCACCGCTGGGCAAATTCGGGGCATATCCCTGCGCGGGATACCCGAACTAAGGTTTACCTGCGCGCTGCGCCTTGCCTGAAGCGCTCGATGTGCGCCAGCACTTCTTCCAGGGTCACGGGCAAGGCGATCCGGGGGATGTTGATGACGAAGCCCACCAGCGACGAATTGGCCTTCATCAACATGCGCTTGAAGGGAGACGCCTTGGCCAGATAGTCCTGCGGGTTGCGCAACGACAGCCCGAGAAACTTCTGCTGCTGGAAATTCACGATCTGCGCATCGACGATGTCGGACCAGGGGATGAAGCCGGCCGACAGCCCTGATGCGTTGTCGGTGATGCCCGTGTGATCGATCGCGAGCGCCGGCTTTCTCGAGACGAGCCGGCTCAACGCAAACAGCGCGACCGCGCCGAAGAAGACGATGCTTGCCCAGCCGATCACCCAGCCCATGACCTCGTCACCCCGGATGGGATGCATCAGCAGCCAGATGCCTCCCGCAACGAACAGGACGGCGCCCACGAGGAGCAGGCTGACGCGCAGGCGGCTGGGGTAGATGACGACAGGAGTCATGTGAGGCAGGTCCAGAGATGGTGTGGCGTGAATGAATGAACGAAGCTGCAATTCAGCGACCCTTCGCTGACGCCGAGACACTTTCCCCCGCCGCCGCGTCGAACGTCTCCCGATGCCGGAGCACGCCCTCGATGTTGCGCTCCGCCCAGAGGCGCAGTTCGTCCAGCGTGGTCGCGAGCGACTCGCCCAGTGTCGTCAGCGAGTACTCCACCTTCGGCGGCACGGTCGCGTAGGCATCGCGGCGGACGATGCCGTCGCGCTCCAGCGAGCGCAGCGTTTGCGTGAGCATCTTCTGCGACACGCCCTGGATGTCGCGGCGCAGTTCACCGAAGCGTCGGGTGCCACCGAGCAGCAGCCCGAGCACCAGCACGGCCCACTTGTCGGCGATGCAGTCGAGCACCTGCCGCGTCGGGCAGGTGGCGAGGTACGGGTTCCACGCCGGGGCCCGGGGTCGCTGCGGGTCTTGTCGCTGTTCGTCCATGGTCACTTCGGGGTGCCTTGGGCACGTTGGGGTGCGTTCTTGCGGGAGGGGATGCGGGTGGCTATTGTCCGCGCCATGAACACGAACACCACCCCACAGAAAAACATCGAACTCGTCCGCAGCTACTTCGACGCCGTCGCCAAGGGCGACTTCGAAACGGTCGGCAAAATTTTCGCGGACGACATCGTCTGGCACCAGCCGGGCAACGGCAGCCTGTCGGGCACGTACCGGGGCAAGGAGGCTGTCTATGGCCTGCTGGGGCGCTTCATGGAGCGCAGCGGCGGGAGCTTTCGCATCGACAGCGTCGGACCGCTGATGGCGCAGGGCGACCAGGTCGCGACGCCGCTGCACTTTCGTGCGGAGAAGCCGGGGGCGTCGATGGCGATGTCGGGAGTGGACGTGCTGCGCATCGACGGCGGGCGCATCTGCGAGGTGTGGCTGTTCTCGGAAGATCAAGCGGCGGAAGACGCGTTCTGGGGGTAGAAGATTGCATTCATTCGCCAAGCCTCGTGACATTTGGGAACGGTACTTCACGTTGGCGATGTGAGCGAGCTCGTGCGGACGGACGTTGGAGGTCTCATCCGGGCTGTTTCCCGCCCGCTTCAGGAGATGAAATGTCCATTCCCCGAACCGTTCTCAAGCTGGCCGCCGCAGGCATCGTGGCCGCAGGCGCCTTGTTCGCCGGTGCAGCAGCCAACGCGGAGACCCACTGGTCCGTCGGCGTCAACCTGCCCGGCCTGGTCGTCGGCCAACCGGCACCGGTCTACTACGAGCCCGCACCCGTTTACTCACGGCCGGCGCCGACCTACTACCAGCCCCCGGCACCGGTTTATTCGACGCCCGCGCCCGTGTACTACGAGCCGGGCTCCCGCTGGGAAGAGCGTCGCGCCGAGCGTTGGGAAGAACGCCGCGCGGAGCGCCGTGAATGGCGCCGCCGGCAGTGGGAGCGCGAGCAGCATCGGCGCTACTACGAAGATCGCGACTGATTGATCTTCCGCTGCGAGGGCCCGCTACCATCCGTGGGCCATGCTTATCGCGCTGAAGTTCATTGCCGCCATCGCCCTCCTGGCGGCGCTCCATGTCTCTGTCATGGCGGCCCTCGGCCACTGGCTGGGCATTGCGGTCCGA
This region of Variovorax sp. RKNM96 genomic DNA includes:
- a CDS encoding RHS repeat protein — encoded protein: MQTLTQRNGWVTTYTYNAAGQLATITNGFGRTLTLNYNANGLLASVSTPDLRSIAYAYDAAGRLSVVTYPDTKTRTYVYENATYPQALTGILDETGARFATFSYDAQGRAIDTQLAGTVNRYQVSYPSASSATVIDPLGTSRNYSYGTTKGALAVTGGSLPSGSGGADAASRIQDANGFVTSETDFKGVVTTTTWDSVRRLPTTVVRASGTPEAQTVTTQWHPSFRLPATVTETGRITTYAYDANGNLLSRAVTDTATSPNTTRTWQWTYNAQRLADTQTEPNGAVTSYLYDTRGNLTTVTNALGHVTLYAYDSANRVTSTTAPNGLVTTYTYDNRDRLLTKTVGAGLAGQQTTTLTYKPTGTVDTLTLPTGLVLSYAYDAAHRLTGWSNNRGESGTYTLDAMGNRTGEQLKNNGGAVAWNAVRTINNLNRLAAKTEGSNQTNSFGYDANGELSSETNGLSQSTQYGLDGLRRVKTITNAANATAALAYNALDSVTSATDFKGVATSYARDALGNSTAEASADTGAASAQYDSLGLPKQITDALGQATTINRDALGRPTQLLFADGRTTTLSYDATTASRGYLSSFTDRSGTTAYTRDAFGRVAVKQQTLANGSVQQVLYGHNANGTLGSISYPNGSLLLYSYDATGRLAGLSWNGQPLLTGISWNVLGQPTAWTWAFVSPALSASRTYDTAGRLTATEFGSYVYDAAGRITSLTQNLYKPGDANPANSTIANGNVTWTVGYDAVERITGFNATGDTAGFGYDANGNRSSSTRGIGGQTTSRTYTVGSGSNRLTGFSQTVGTITTGVTYGYNANGDLTNDGLRSFAYDPEGRLKTATTGATDSSPTVRYAHNALGQRLFKTEPVYPLQGTTGAALSAFFAKEWTPSTVQAEQLGFAFAYDEGGALLSETGSGGANSAGLSQYIYLPTISGPMPVAVVIDGSIYAIHSDHLNTPRKLTNASGQAVWQWGYSAFGEDKPTLARNRFANLETTPNPGTTNIAAVKFALRYPGQYADEESGLFYNYFRSYDPGTGRYRQGDPIGLVGGWNRFSYVDGNPLGGTDPKGLQTVVRGPRGVPIPVGPSPVPQAGSYDPDGIPIPPPALSWPQPRPVSPLDFTIPGLILDLCKGISDRMFSKPSPFLPGDPYSPESVDGRRSRLRDELETGNLDPDSDIPDQGPGRDMGGHEARGRTPHETGERNVNSKEEHSRRPKGNPIGTPRR
- a CDS encoding metallophosphoesterase, producing MKLLILSDLHLEFGIFNVPKVDYDVVILAGDIFVPGSKAMRWARRAGNFGETVPIVLVPGNHEYYQGVFQTTLKEMALTAAACKVHLLAPGEAVIAGVRFLGCTLWTDFELPIQTKIGSLVDTERATKAAKVRLNDYSSIRWAEAQESSDAPVVAAKSRKRRLVPEDTLALHQSDRAWLAQKLAEPFDGPTVVVTHHAPHRNSLARHYQSDWLSASFVSELPSSFFEVPSLWVHGHIHESFDYQVGNCRVVCNPRGYLQHGHGLENKQFNPDFVVEL
- a CDS encoding helix-turn-helix transcriptional regulator, which codes for MRSTQDPALLRAFAAELKSRRAELGFNQEELAFAAGLNRTFVAKLETATTSPSLTSLVSLCEGLTVEPSELMRSLMKRYKKELRT
- a CDS encoding YnfA family protein produces the protein MEVLKTLSLFIVTALAEIVGCYLPYLWLKQDRSAWLLVPAGIALALFAWLLSLHPAATGRVYAAYGGVYIGVAILWLWSVDGIRPTTTDWVGVAVSLAGMAIIMFGPRPTA
- a CDS encoding carboxymuconolactone decarboxylase family protein, whose translation is MSQRLDYNQIAPAGIKAIGTVYGYVTQSGLAPVLVDLVYLRVSQINNCAYCLDMHTRDLLKKGQAVEKLALLQAWREAGALFDERERAALAWAESVTRVAETGVPDGDYDAARAVFDERELVDLTIAIGLMNVYNRMAISFRNTPQAVVAG
- a CDS encoding cupin domain-containing protein, which produces MKNTSWLAAAIAAGAIGAFAPTAATAHAAAERVTPVLQQAIPNIPGKSLVAVVVDYPPGGASPAHEHAKSAFIYGYVVSGAIESQVNDGPRQVLRAGESFYEPPGAKHPVSRNASKTRPAKLLAVFVVDTDDTALTTPTQ
- a CDS encoding nitroreductase gives rise to the protein MAADTLIEEPDAVQATAEWSQEAIAQCVATVVRSRRATRAFKAQPLGREIVEEILADAAHAPSGANIQPWRVYVVSGAAKNELTDVLVAASRAGTAPAPEHFPEPLPDTYRARLMDFGARYYASLGIERHDTPARTRQTERNYAFFGAPVGLIFSIDRRLKAHSWIDLGLFAQSVMIAAKARGIDTCPQVAFAQFHEPIAAHLRMSPEEVTAFGMSMGYGDPEAEVNQARMPRERVQDFARLLGFAA
- a CDS encoding MFS transporter, which codes for MDPRLIVLALGMFAMGTDNFVVAGILPSVAASLGTSVSLAGQMVAVYALSFAILAPVMAAVGGGWPRKPMLVVALGIFVVGNAITAMATDLNTVLLSRALAGLGAAMFSPTALGVASAIAPPERRGYALSIVTAGLAGATALGSPLGTFIGGLGGWRMTLWFVAALGLAAMLAVWWLLNSVRPPERISLRERFAPIGDARVALALLTNVFANGGLLMVYTYAGLVLDRATGGSERTLATVLLVWGVSATVGNLFAGRLVDRFGSRSVMNASLAIAITVFCALPWASASMASTVVSLVLWGFCGWAVIVPQQHRLVKIAPKVAPLLLALNNTATYGGLACSSMLGGLVLLFIDRHYLSLIGAAMILAALVLAEATHAVIARRGARTHGSLPELQA